The Cyclobacteriaceae bacterium DNA segment AAGATCTTTCTCAACATGCTTTCTAACAGAATCTTCAGTGGATTGGTAATGCTCGCTGATAAACTTACGCTTCTTCTCCAACTCATCTATCAGGAAAGAAGACTTGAAGTCGGCCTGAGACTCAAACTTTTCGTAATCGTAATACGGTTTCTCGTATGAGTTATTCTTAAAAGCATCCACAGCGAGTGCTTCATAGGCCCAGCGTGATGCCATGAAGTCGGCCACCAGCGGAACTTTGCCTTTGGTACTGATCAGGTCGTTCAGTTTATCGAAACGGAAAAGCAGTCCACTCAAAATCATTTGCGGAATAAGCAGAAGCGGAATCATCACGTATACGGTTACCGCTGAATTGAATGCCGATGAAATGTTTAACCCCAACACATTCGACATGCAGGAAACCGTAAACAACGTAAACCAAAACGGGAAGATCAAGCGCCATTCAATTTCAAGAATGAGATGCCCAACCAGCACAAACGTTAAGGTTTGAATAGCTGACAATGTAAAGAGAATGGCCACCTTTGAGGTGAGGTAGCTGTTCCAGCTCAGGTTCAAAAATGATTCACGTTTTAAAATTTTCCGATCGCGGATAATTTCTTCGGCACTCACCGTAAGTCCCATGAACAGGGCTACAATAATGCTCATCAGAATGAAGGCCGGGAAGTTATCATTGAAGCGAAACATGTATTCCCTTCCGCCCGGAGCGCTCTTATATTTGATAATGACGGCAAGAATCATCGCAAGCAATGGGGCTTCCAGTAAGTTGATGAGCAGGTATTGCTTGTTGCTGAGTTTCGATAATGTATCGCGCGTAGCAAATATGATGGTTTGCTTTATTTTGCCTGGTATGTTCAACGATTTGGGTGGCTCTTCGCGAACATCTTCTACCCGCCCAAGTCTGAATCGCTCCTTAAACCACTCGTTCCATTGTACGGGATTGATTTTGCGTTTATTCGTTGGCTGACCGTATTCATCAACCACTTTGGCTTCAATGATGTTGAAGATCTGTTCCGGGTTAACATTACCGCAGGTCTCACACTGCCCGCGGTTGCTGTCAACCTGCAGCGTTGATCGTTTGAAATAGGTTACGGCTTCCACCGGAGGGCCGTAGTAGGCGGGGTATCCACCCGTATCCATGATAATCATCTTGTCGAACATCTTATAGATGTCGGATGAAGGCTGGTGGATAACTACAAAAATCAACTTGCCCTTTAGGGAAAGTTCTTTTAGTAAGTCGATTACGTTTTCTGAATCGCGCGAGGATAAACCTGATGTAGGTTCATCTAAAAATAGAATGGCTGGCTCACGAATCAGTTCAAGTGCAATGTTTAATCGCTTTCGCTGACCGCCACTAATGGTTTTTTCAAGCGGGTTACCCACTTTCAGGTCTTTACGTTGATCCAGCCCCAGGTTTTCCAGCACCTCCATTACGCGTTGCTGAATTTCAGCTTCGGTAAAGTGGGCAAAGCACAACTTGGCGTTGTAGTATAAGTTCTGGTAAACGGTTAGTTCTTCAATGAGCAGGTCATCCTGCGATACATACCCGATTACGCCCTGTATCTTTTCTTTCTCTTCAAAAATATCGAAGCCGTTGATGAGTATTTTTCCTTTGGTGGGTGGAACAAGTCCAGCCAGCACATTTAGTAAGGTGGTTTTACCCGCACCGCTGGCACCCATAATGCCAATGAGTTTTCCCGGTCCTTCCGATACGGAGACATCGCGCAAGCCGATTACGCCATTGGGGAAGCGTAACTCTTCAATAAGGGCATTGAAGGAGAGTTTGGTAGTTTTTATTTCATCATTAAAGTCGGCAACCAGATCACTATAGTAAAGCGCATCACCGGCTTGTGTTTTAATGGTGCTTCCATGTGAGAAGAGGTAAACCCGGTTGGGCTGCATGATAAACCCGTTTAACAGGTTCGACTCATCACCCATGTATTTTGTGTAATACATGTCCACGCTGCGAATGCGCAAGAATAGCAGAATTCCTTCAATGTGTGCGTGAATGTGTTTGTATGACTTACCCTCAATCTTCTCGTCCTTGCTTGCCAATAAAAGATCGGAAAAGGGAAGCGTACGTGGGTCTTCTGTGGTTATGAAATTTTCGATCAGGTCGTACTCTTCTTTTTCAATGTTAAACACCGTTGAAACGGTGTTGATGATCTCCATTCGTTGCGTAGAGAAATTTTTATCAATGGCAACAAGCTCAAGGAGCTTAATGAGTACAACAACCTTTTGTTTTTGCGTAAGGGTTTTGTTGATTTTTTTACAGATACCCAGTACGCGAACCGATTCTTTAACGGATGTCAATTTCTTTCCACCGTCTTCTTCGGTTTTGCCATAGCCGGATTGTTCATCGTACTGCGCCAGGTACTCTTTAATGGTGTCCTGGTCCAATTCCGTTTGAAAGAAATTGATTACGTACTGCCTTTCGTTTGCCGACACGCCACCATCCTGCTTGGTGATGATGGCAAAAAGTTGGGTCAGCGCTTTGAGAATTTCCTCACTCATGGTTCAGGGTTAAAAAAATATCGGTTATCCGTTTCTACAAGTGCATGGAACAGATAACCGATTCAGTTCATCAGGTTCGGGTAT contains these protein-coding regions:
- a CDS encoding ATP-binding cassette domain-containing protein, which encodes MSEEILKALTQLFAIITKQDGGVSANERQYVINFFQTELDQDTIKEYLAQYDEQSGYGKTEEDGGKKLTSVKESVRVLGICKKINKTLTQKQKVVVLIKLLELVAIDKNFSTQRMEIINTVSTVFNIEKEEYDLIENFITTEDPRTLPFSDLLLASKDEKIEGKSYKHIHAHIEGILLFLRIRSVDMYYTKYMGDESNLLNGFIMQPNRVYLFSHGSTIKTQAGDALYYSDLVADFNDEIKTTKLSFNALIEELRFPNGVIGLRDVSVSEGPGKLIGIMGASGAGKTTLLNVLAGLVPPTKGKILINGFDIFEEKEKIQGVIGYVSQDDLLIEELTVYQNLYYNAKLCFAHFTEAEIQQRVMEVLENLGLDQRKDLKVGNPLEKTISGGQRKRLNIALELIREPAILFLDEPTSGLSSRDSENVIDLLKELSLKGKLIFVVIHQPSSDIYKMFDKMIIMDTGGYPAYYGPPVEAVTYFKRSTLQVDSNRGQCETCGNVNPEQIFNIIEAKVVDEYGQPTNKRKINPVQWNEWFKERFRLGRVEDVREEPPKSLNIPGKIKQTIIFATRDTLSKLSNKQYLLINLLEAPLLAMILAVIIKYKSAPGGREYMFRFNDNFPAFILMSIIVALFMGLTVSAEEIIRDRKILKRESFLNLSWNSYLTSKVAILFTLSAIQTLTFVLVGHLILEIEWRLIFPFWFTLFTVSCMSNVLGLNISSAFNSAVTVYVMIPLLLIPQMILSGLLFRFDKLNDLISTKGKVPLVADFMASRWAYEALAVDAFKNNSYEKPYYDYEKFESQADFKSSFLIDELEKKRKFISEHYQSTEDSVRKHVEKDLEIIRKSLKDDYFKKGLNNLNFDNAWTVGMYSPEVDKQLEEFFLAYKRFYQDVYNKAVAAREQLIYKKENDKEEPYNLNEYKNRYYNESLADLVKNVSTKDRILEYKGELIQQINPVFLDPINTGPLNYRAHFFAPKKNLFNTQWETYRFNMAVIWFMAIAFYITLYFELLRKFIDLFGKLNLPTKK